A region from the uncultured Macellibacteroides sp. genome encodes:
- a CDS encoding SusC/RagA family TonB-linked outer membrane protein, whose product MVNKKIISIVLLLLMGFTFQMKAQKISSEVTGTVKDVYGQPLQGVIISSGDGEKIHVTNADGVYSFKVDNNIHSLIFSLLGYKSGKKDIESNLDVVLQKDSHVMDETIFKGFSRQSRTTVSGSIASVKGDVLAKSPVATLAQTLGGRLSGLLTEETSSELGRTNTSLHLRGISSIRANSPLVVIDGVVCPYNSDESLSYISPAEIESISVLKDAASQALYGIQGANGVIIVTTKRGIAGQMKVNVRLDESLQEVTTKPVFINSSEYATLRNEAAYNDGMGQNYFYSDDQIEKFRSGSDPEHYPNTNWYDMNFKKLAQMQRVGLDITGGNDKIAYYSNVNVMHQGGFYNVDQKEYNPNNNYFWANARSNVDVKLNQYLSAYLNLAGNIKREHYSAAGFVNNIYPHLFTLPSTLYGPVTPSSETDEGGNVITTENEGSPVYGLINRCGYQNSMVTNVYSQFGLKLDMSFLTHGLSMTGIVGFQTNIVNTMATNQNYQRYMRTSNLDVLEFKKKGTDENTELAYSKGSSMYNYLTYKAQVDYVRSFGLHHVSAVGYALYQNLAKVDVTSPFCLPYDRISTGAEVMYDYDDRYVLSLDMGYSGSEQYARGHRYATTPAASAAWVLSNESFIKENASWLSLAKFRAAYGLTANDQSGLSRFAYNDKVSVNGGGNIGYLGYTTTETALGNPNIEAEISKKINLGIDLGFANQLTLSFDIFKEKMDNMIYSNTALVPSYQGADLNIYPKTNFAEFENKGFEVEANYEKTLNKDLSFNFGGFVSYNKNTVTNILETSLGDDYAYPIRTEGYSYGQTYGYLVDYSNGNGFYNFQSEIDQSGLDYSFGTPRMGDLKYQDLNKDGIIDEKDKAPIGNGTLPRFYYGISGGITFKAFELSFLFQGVGDWSSVYSGMGVYETDYDGVYGSLHKNAWTVNRWNNDEKISAPALSLTQSTSHQTSDYYLYDRSYLRLKNLELGYTLPSKIAKYIKASKLKVVLSGQNLLTWNNMKSDDFGPEGSYGTIPVYRVYNVGVRVQF is encoded by the coding sequence ATGGTAAATAAGAAAATAATCAGTATAGTGCTTTTACTTTTGATGGGATTTACTTTTCAAATGAAAGCGCAAAAAATTTCCTCGGAAGTCACCGGTACGGTGAAAGACGTCTATGGACAACCATTGCAAGGCGTGATAATTTCTTCCGGGGATGGAGAAAAGATACATGTAACAAATGCAGACGGAGTATACTCGTTTAAGGTAGACAACAATATTCATTCGTTAATATTTTCACTGCTAGGATATAAGAGCGGAAAAAAGGACATAGAGAGCAATCTTGATGTAGTTCTTCAAAAAGATTCTCATGTAATGGACGAAACTATTTTCAAAGGATTTTCCAGACAATCTCGGACAACTGTGTCTGGCTCTATCGCATCTGTAAAAGGAGATGTCTTGGCAAAATCTCCGGTTGCCACTTTAGCTCAGACTCTAGGCGGACGGTTGTCGGGTTTGTTAACAGAGGAAACTTCTTCAGAATTGGGGCGTACGAATACTTCTCTTCATCTTCGGGGTATTTCAAGTATTCGCGCTAATAGCCCATTGGTAGTTATAGATGGAGTTGTTTGTCCGTATAACAGTGATGAAAGTTTGTCGTATATTTCTCCTGCAGAGATTGAATCAATAAGTGTGTTGAAAGATGCTGCATCGCAGGCTCTATATGGTATTCAGGGTGCAAATGGTGTAATTATTGTAACAACAAAAAGAGGTATTGCCGGACAAATGAAAGTTAATGTTCGGTTGGATGAATCCCTCCAGGAAGTAACAACAAAACCTGTGTTTATAAATTCCTCAGAATATGCAACTTTACGAAATGAAGCCGCTTATAATGACGGTATGGGACAAAATTATTTTTATTCGGATGACCAAATTGAAAAATTCCGTTCAGGTTCAGATCCTGAACATTATCCAAATACAAATTGGTATGATATGAATTTTAAGAAGCTAGCTCAAATGCAAAGGGTTGGTTTGGATATCACTGGAGGAAATGATAAGATAGCTTATTATTCTAATGTAAACGTAATGCACCAGGGGGGCTTTTATAATGTTGATCAAAAAGAATATAATCCTAACAATAATTATTTTTGGGCAAATGCCCGTTCAAATGTTGATGTAAAGTTAAATCAATATTTGAGTGCATATTTAAATTTGGCTGGAAATATTAAACGAGAGCATTATTCTGCTGCAGGTTTTGTAAATAATATTTATCCACATCTTTTCACTCTTCCATCTACACTATATGGTCCTGTTACACCTTCAAGTGAAACAGATGAAGGCGGAAATGTAATTACTACTGAGAATGAAGGTAGTCCTGTCTATGGATTGATTAACCGCTGTGGCTATCAGAATAGTATGGTAACTAATGTGTATTCTCAGTTTGGACTAAAGCTGGATATGAGTTTTCTTACTCATGGTTTGAGCATGACTGGTATCGTTGGCTTTCAGACTAATATTGTAAATACGATGGCAACTAACCAAAATTATCAAAGATATATGCGTACAAGCAATCTAGATGTTTTGGAATTCAAAAAGAAAGGAACAGACGAGAATACTGAATTAGCTTATAGTAAAGGGTCTTCCATGTATAACTATCTTACGTATAAAGCACAAGTGGATTATGTAAGAAGTTTTGGACTGCATCACGTAAGTGCTGTTGGGTATGCGTTATATCAAAATCTGGCTAAAGTTGATGTAACTTCTCCCTTTTGCCTTCCGTATGACCGTATAAGTACTGGTGCAGAAGTAATGTACGATTACGATGATCGTTATGTCTTAAGTCTTGATATGGGCTATTCTGGTTCTGAACAATATGCACGTGGGCATCGTTACGCTACAACACCAGCTGCATCTGCTGCATGGGTTTTATCTAATGAATCTTTTATAAAAGAGAATGCTTCATGGTTGAGTTTAGCAAAATTTAGGGCTGCATATGGACTTACTGCGAATGATCAATCTGGATTGAGCCGTTTTGCCTATAATGATAAAGTGTCTGTTAATGGTGGGGGTAATATAGGCTATTTAGGTTATACAACTACGGAAACCGCTTTAGGAAACCCAAATATTGAAGCTGAAATTTCAAAAAAAATAAATTTAGGAATTGATTTAGGTTTTGCGAATCAACTAACATTATCATTTGATATTTTCAAAGAGAAAATGGATAATATGATTTATTCCAATACTGCTCTTGTTCCTTCATATCAAGGTGCAGATTTGAATATATATCCAAAAACCAATTTTGCTGAATTTGAAAATAAGGGATTCGAAGTTGAGGCAAATTATGAGAAAACGCTCAATAAAGATTTATCTTTTAATTTCGGAGGTTTTGTAAGCTATAATAAAAACACTGTTACAAATATTTTGGAAACTAGTCTGGGGGATGATTACGCATATCCTATAAGAACTGAAGGATATTCCTATGGACAAACATATGGTTATTTGGTTGATTATAGTAATGGAAACGGATTCTATAACTTTCAAAGTGAAATAGATCAAAGTGGATTGGATTATTCTTTCGGTACACCTAGGATGGGAGATTTGAAATATCAGGATCTAAATAAAGATGGGATTATAGATGAAAAAGATAAAGCTCCTATAGGAAATGGTACGCTTCCCCGTTTTTATTACGGCATCTCCGGAGGTATTACTTTCAAGGCATTTGAACTTAGTTTCTTGTTTCAAGGGGTAGGTGATTGGTCTTCTGTTTATTCTGGAATGGGCGTGTATGAAACCGATTATGATGGCGTGTATGGATCATTACATAAGAATGCATGGACCGTTAATCGCTGGAATAATGATGAAAAGATATCAGCACCAGCACTCTCTTTGACGCAGTCCACCAGTCATCAAACCAGTGATTACTATCTTTATGACCGTTCATACCTGCGCTTGAAGAATCTGGAATTAGGTTATACACTACCTTCAAAAATTGCAAAATATATAAAAGCCAGTAAGTTAAAAGTAGTTCTGAGTGGACAAAACCTGTTAACGTGGAACAATATGAAATCTGATGATTTTGGCCCAGAGGGTTCTTATGGCACAATCCCTGTTTACAGAGTATATAATGTAGGTGTTAGAGTGCAGTTCTAA
- a CDS encoding RagB/SusD family nutrient uptake outer membrane protein: protein MKQNKILSYIAALTFLFGGSSCSDVLDQAPAGKISLDEVFKDNDYVAAYINTCYRSMPYYGVRYFFYSRGPVCWSDEAWDADDLDVNWAGSAYMYNGNASASAHPVWSTDNGHGGNMGNFWDNYWARIRNCTYFLTYIDQATVTEESNRSRWKAEAHLLRAFYYSELLRWFGCELPIEQELYDMNQDFSMITRSNYHDVVKFILEDCDIALNCPELPWRITSSGEERRVTKAFAEALKSRMILYAASPLYNDGENYWEEAYTINKASLENLRTNGYELYNAIHIPATYSPSKNPEVYLPNEKAGMFLEYFCTSAAYSSTPQDKETIYQTADGQGNIWHIDGIGAQSGYKSGTCPSQELVDSYETTDGQPVLNLSKPYLDEETHLNPNYNSNNTLYDPKNPYENRDPRFYASIYYNGSKRKAWWVFSELPSCYENYPASAGYRTRVIATYEGEPKTGINSAERSVTRTGYYERKFLHPHSGDNNGVGGARFKQFRLAEIILNFAEAAAESGHLEEAKVAVNEIRTRAGMPDLPSGLTKDELILRIRNERRVELAMEGFRFFDVRRWSTPDGDLAKTDRWVTAMSITRNADGSYSYKRKQVNGSERKCYTNKYLKAAVPLTEVNNMISISGENWQNPGW, encoded by the coding sequence ATGAAACAGAATAAAATATTATCATATATTGCAGCATTAACTTTTCTATTTGGAGGAAGTTCATGTTCGGACGTATTGGATCAGGCTCCCGCGGGAAAAATATCTTTGGATGAAGTTTTTAAGGACAACGATTATGTAGCTGCATATATTAATACGTGTTACAGATCGATGCCATACTATGGAGTCCGTTACTTTTTTTACAGTCGAGGACCTGTCTGTTGGAGCGATGAGGCATGGGATGCCGATGATTTGGACGTAAACTGGGCGGGATCAGCCTATATGTATAATGGTAACGCTTCAGCATCTGCACACCCCGTATGGTCTACTGATAACGGACATGGCGGAAATATGGGTAACTTTTGGGATAACTATTGGGCTCGGATACGTAATTGTACTTATTTCCTTACCTATATAGACCAAGCGACCGTTACAGAAGAAAGTAACCGTAGCCGATGGAAAGCGGAAGCACATTTACTAAGAGCTTTTTATTATTCTGAATTGCTTAGATGGTTCGGTTGCGAGCTGCCTATCGAACAGGAATTATACGATATGAATCAGGATTTTTCAATGATAACACGATCAAATTATCATGATGTTGTTAAATTTATTTTAGAAGATTGCGATATTGCCTTGAATTGCCCGGAACTTCCATGGAGAATCACATCAAGTGGTGAAGAGCGTCGAGTAACAAAAGCCTTTGCTGAAGCTCTTAAGTCTAGAATGATTTTATATGCAGCCAGTCCTTTATACAATGATGGCGAAAATTATTGGGAAGAAGCCTACACAATAAATAAAGCTTCGCTTGAAAATTTGAGAACGAATGGTTACGAATTATATAATGCTATTCATATTCCAGCTACTTATTCACCTTCGAAAAATCCGGAGGTCTATCTCCCTAACGAGAAGGCAGGTATGTTTCTTGAATACTTTTGTACGAGTGCAGCTTATTCTTCTACTCCGCAAGATAAGGAAACAATATATCAGACTGCAGATGGTCAGGGGAATATTTGGCATATTGACGGGATTGGTGCACAATCAGGATATAAGTCGGGTACATGCCCTTCTCAAGAACTAGTGGATAGTTATGAAACTACAGATGGACAACCTGTTTTGAATCTTTCAAAACCGTATCTGGATGAAGAAACACATCTTAATCCGAATTATAATTCGAACAATACCTTATATGATCCCAAAAATCCGTATGAGAACCGTGATCCGCGCTTTTACGCATCCATATATTACAATGGATCAAAGAGAAAAGCTTGGTGGGTATTTTCTGAATTACCATCATGTTATGAAAATTATCCTGCATCGGCAGGGTACCGTACACGCGTTATTGCAACGTATGAAGGAGAACCGAAAACAGGGATTAATAGTGCTGAACGATCTGTTACACGTACAGGATATTATGAACGAAAGTTTTTACATCCGCATAGTGGCGATAATAATGGTGTTGGTGGAGCACGATTTAAACAATTCCGTTTGGCTGAAATTATTCTGAATTTTGCCGAAGCCGCTGCCGAATCAGGGCACTTGGAAGAAGCAAAAGTGGCAGTCAATGAAATCCGTACACGTGCAGGCATGCCTGACTTACCTAGTGGTCTTACTAAAGATGAACTGATTTTACGAATTCGTAACGAACGAAGAGTAGAATTGGCAATGGAAGGTTTTCGTTTCTTTGACGTTCGTCGATGGAGTACTCCTGATGGCGATTTAGCAAAAACGGACCGTTGGGTAACAGCCATGTCAATTACTCGCAATGCAGACGGTAGTTATTCTTATAAACGTAAACAAGTGAATGGAAGTGAGCGGAAATGCTATACGAATAAATACCTGAAAGCAGCTGTTCCTTTAACAGAAGTTAATAATATGATATCAATTTCCGGTGAAAATTGGCAAAACCCAGGATGGTAA
- a CDS encoding discoidin domain-containing protein, translating to MKKHIIFLTLVALLVCSCSDDDDQQKGAIDPISNPTLTSYYGSVILNWTNPTSEDYYYTLVSYTNAEGEIVNKKVSCYDLNDSGQTEKIIGGFTDMNSYTFTLIAYNRLGIPSEPVTVSGAPLSTEAAKDYVVSTIQAIPAVQGAVISWKNETGVQVWVKASFNDGKGVQKEKIFDASTSGKGVIASFVNETTLTISVLNASKSDSSSPKELKVTPAVGKLDQSLMSIYSASSDWGGYKPTNMIDGDINTYWHTQLTGYPHNVVVDLGNEYYINKIELVRRQDDGGNGQWAPNLVQFLYSMDGTNFTNIGEFAFDVQQIYGHEYSFIPIYARYIKMVGLSGGQPWMHMAEFDAFYVK from the coding sequence ATGAAAAAGCATATAATATTTTTGACTCTTGTTGCTTTATTGGTATGTTCATGTAGTGACGATGATGACCAACAAAAGGGAGCAATTGATCCGATAAGCAATCCAACGCTTACATCCTATTATGGTTCGGTTATTTTGAATTGGACCAATCCGACAAGTGAAGACTATTACTATACGTTGGTTTCTTATACCAATGCTGAAGGGGAAATTGTCAATAAAAAAGTGAGTTGTTATGATTTAAATGATTCAGGGCAAACGGAAAAAATTATCGGAGGGTTTACAGATATGAATTCTTATACGTTTACTTTAATCGCTTATAATCGTCTAGGTATTCCATCAGAACCTGTAACCGTATCGGGCGCTCCGCTAAGTACTGAAGCAGCTAAAGACTATGTTGTAAGTACAATTCAGGCTATTCCGGCTGTTCAGGGAGCTGTAATAAGTTGGAAAAACGAAACAGGAGTGCAAGTTTGGGTGAAGGCATCTTTTAATGATGGAAAGGGTGTTCAAAAAGAGAAAATCTTCGATGCTTCAACATCTGGAAAAGGTGTAATTGCCAGTTTTGTCAATGAAACAACACTGACTATATCAGTACTGAATGCTTCAAAATCAGACTCCTCCTCTCCGAAAGAGCTTAAAGTTACTCCTGCAGTAGGTAAATTAGATCAAAGTTTAATGAGTATTTATTCAGCTTCTTCGGATTGGGGTGGTTACAAACCTACCAATATGATTGATGGAGATATCAATACTTATTGGCATACTCAATTAACTGGATATCCGCATAATGTAGTAGTAGATCTTGGAAATGAATATTATATAAATAAGATTGAATTGGTTCGTCGCCAAGATGACGGGGGAAATGGTCAGTGGGCACCAAATCTCGTTCAATTCCTTTATAGTATGGATGGGACTAACTTTACAAATATTGGAGAATTTGCTTTTGATGTTCAACAGATTTATGGGCATGAATATAGCTTTATACCAATCTATGCAAGGTATATCAAAATGGTTGGGTTAAGTGGTGGACAACCATGGATGCATATGGCAGAGTTCGATGCATTTTATGTTAAATGA
- the fucO gene encoding lactaldehyde reductase, whose product MANRIILNETSYHGAGSRSEIATEVKRRGLKKALFVTDKDLIKFGIAAEIEKVLYNAAIPFVYYNEIKANPTIQNVQQGVDAFIESGADFIVALGGGSVIDTAKGISIVVNNPEFHDIKSLEGVADTKNRAVTVIALPTTAGTAAEVTINYVITDTDARKKMVCVDPNDIPSVAIVDPELMYSMPKGLTAATGMDALTHAIESYITPGAWEMSDMFAIKSIELIHKHLYNAVVDPQNKEAREGMALAQYVAGMGFSNVGLGIVHSMAHPLGAFYDTPHGVANALLLPYIMEYNAQSPAASKFKGIAEAMGFANTEGMTDAEGISLAIAAVKELSLRVSIPQRLREIGVKEEDIPNLAIAAFNDVCTGGNPRPTSVEEIEELYHTAF is encoded by the coding sequence ATGGCAAACCGTATCATTTTAAATGAAACATCCTATCACGGAGCTGGATCAAGATCAGAAATTGCGACAGAGGTAAAACGCAGAGGTTTGAAAAAAGCCCTATTTGTTACAGACAAAGACTTAATTAAATTTGGAATAGCAGCCGAAATAGAAAAGGTATTATATAATGCAGCGATTCCTTTTGTGTATTACAATGAGATTAAAGCGAACCCCACTATCCAAAATGTACAGCAGGGTGTTGATGCATTTATTGAATCAGGCGCTGATTTCATAGTCGCTTTGGGTGGTGGATCGGTTATCGATACAGCAAAAGGTATAAGTATTGTAGTTAATAATCCAGAGTTTCACGATATTAAATCGTTGGAAGGGGTAGCTGATACCAAGAATAGAGCCGTAACAGTAATAGCTTTGCCAACAACAGCCGGAACAGCAGCCGAAGTTACTATAAACTATGTAATAACAGACACCGATGCCCGTAAAAAAATGGTTTGCGTAGATCCAAATGATATACCATCCGTGGCAATTGTAGATCCGGAACTCATGTATTCAATGCCAAAAGGGCTGACTGCGGCTACTGGAATGGATGCCCTAACACATGCTATAGAATCATATATTACTCCTGGTGCTTGGGAAATGTCGGATATGTTTGCAATTAAATCAATAGAATTGATTCATAAACATCTTTACAACGCTGTGGTAGATCCCCAAAATAAAGAAGCGAGAGAAGGAATGGCATTGGCTCAATATGTTGCAGGAATGGGATTTTCTAATGTGGGATTAGGAATCGTTCATTCAATGGCACATCCTTTAGGCGCATTTTATGACACGCCTCATGGTGTGGCAAACGCCTTACTTCTTCCATATATTATGGAATATAATGCTCAATCGCCGGCAGCCTCAAAATTCAAAGGAATAGCTGAGGCAATGGGTTTTGCCAATACAGAAGGTATGACTGATGCAGAAGGAATTAGTTTGGCTATAGCAGCTGTAAAAGAGTTGTCTTTACGCGTAAGTATTCCGCAAAGGCTAAGAGAAATCGGAGTAAAAGAAGAAGATATACCGAATTTGGCGATTGCTGCTTTTAATGATGTATGTACAGGAGGTAATCCCCGTCCTACTTCTGTCGAAGAAATAGAAGAACTATATCATACAGCATTTTAA
- a CDS encoding RagB/SusD family nutrient uptake outer membrane protein, which yields MKKYLVLSLFLAMGGSFLSCNDKLDLQSDGSITMDGVFTDRNRTRGYLNACYGYRPGSSLEWSSYTDEAEDCDDITANSAYDIWYNGGITLENFSTYIVGNSPWSNFYQGIRKCNVFLENIGTATAYASEDEKAGWTAQAYTLRAYYYLQLFKRYGEVPLVTSVLATDYNYSTDKKASIGAIVTQIIADCDAALAQRNNNDAFSWDVLDNQFGIMTRAVAYAIKSEAITYAASPLYSDGTYSWSDAVTITKEALSQCLNNDYKLFDMTSSEAQNSYALYFLSTPDDKRAVDKETIYGGTQVAVWSNAGLPTNDGMSKAGPCPTQDLIDAYEMANGEAPIIGYSDGDHLKPIVNPAAAYDENNPYEGRDPRFYASIYFNGAVRNLDDLNGPKVATYIDGAEGISETNRKYTRTGYYMRKYNHYASDKKNNRDGYIRIFRLAELYLNFAEAAYQVNGPDEKIDLGNGLSMSARDAVNAVRRRVGMPDFQAGMTKDQFEKKYRNERRIELAFEGHRYFDVRRWKIMSETDKFVTGMRIIKDGDGYTYNRFRFTNRASSADKYLLYPIDKTEANKMLELTGNNWQNAGW from the coding sequence ATGAAAAAATATCTTGTTTTATCCCTTTTTCTTGCTATGGGAGGTAGTTTTCTCTCATGCAATGATAAATTAGACCTTCAATCTGATGGTAGTATTACTATGGATGGAGTGTTTACCGACAGGAACAGGACCCGAGGCTATTTGAATGCATGTTATGGCTATCGCCCTGGATCAAGTTTGGAGTGGAGTTCTTATACTGATGAAGCGGAAGACTGTGATGATATTACAGCAAATTCAGCATACGATATTTGGTATAATGGCGGTATAACTTTAGAAAACTTTTCAACGTATATCGTTGGAAATAGTCCGTGGAGTAATTTTTATCAGGGAATTCGGAAATGTAATGTCTTTTTGGAAAATATCGGAACAGCAACGGCTTATGCCTCAGAAGATGAAAAAGCTGGATGGACGGCGCAAGCTTATACTTTACGTGCCTACTACTATCTCCAACTTTTTAAACGTTATGGAGAAGTTCCTTTGGTAACATCTGTGTTAGCGACAGATTATAATTATTCTACTGATAAAAAAGCTTCGATTGGAGCAATTGTCACACAAATCATCGCAGATTGTGATGCAGCTTTGGCTCAGAGAAATAATAACGACGCATTCTCCTGGGATGTTTTGGATAATCAATTTGGAATTATGACCCGTGCTGTAGCTTATGCGATTAAGTCCGAGGCAATTACTTATGCAGCAAGTCCCTTATATTCTGATGGAACATATTCATGGAGCGATGCAGTAACTATTACCAAAGAAGCTTTATCTCAATGTTTGAACAACGATTATAAACTTTTTGATATGACTTCTTCAGAAGCGCAGAATTCATATGCACTCTATTTTCTTTCTACCCCAGATGATAAACGTGCAGTAGATAAGGAAACTATTTACGGGGGCACTCAGGTCGCGGTTTGGAGTAACGCAGGATTGCCAACAAATGATGGTATGTCTAAAGCCGGTCCTTGTCCTACACAGGATTTAATTGATGCTTATGAAATGGCTAACGGTGAAGCTCCTATTATTGGATATAGCGATGGCGATCATTTGAAACCAATAGTGAACCCTGCTGCAGCTTATGATGAGAATAATCCTTACGAAGGTCGGGATCCTCGTTTTTATGCATCGATTTACTTTAATGGAGCTGTTCGGAATCTGGATGATCTTAATGGGCCTAAAGTGGCAACATATATTGATGGTGCTGAAGGTATTTCTGAAACAAATCGTAAATATACACGTACTGGTTACTACATGCGTAAATATAATCACTATGCTTCAGATAAGAAGAATAATAGGGATGGGTATATCCGCATCTTTAGATTAGCAGAATTGTATTTAAACTTTGCAGAAGCTGCATATCAGGTTAACGGACCAGACGAAAAAATCGATTTGGGTAATGGTCTTTCAATGAGTGCCAGAGATGCTGTAAATGCCGTCAGAAGAAGAGTCGGTATGCCCGATTTTCAAGCAGGCATGACAAAAGATCAGTTTGAAAAGAAGTATCGTAACGAACGTCGTATAGAATTAGCGTTTGAGGGACATCGTTACTTTGATGTCCGTCGCTGGAAAATCATGAGTGAAACAGATAAATTTGTAACAGGTATGAGAATCATAAAAGATGGTGATGGATATACATATAATCGTTTCCGTTTCACTAACAGAGCTTCATCTGCTGATAAATATTTGTTGTATCCTATCGACAAAACAGAAGCGAATAAGATGTTGGAACTTACAGGAAATAATTGGCAAAACGCTGGTTGGTAA